One window from the genome of Microbulbifer sp. ALW1 encodes:
- a CDS encoding di-heme oxidoredictase family protein has translation MRKIKTTRHLQGALAGRLVAVASLCSIFSWPVLAAEILTLNKAASATSEIQSASLAFDGNQNTRWESAHQVDPSSLTVDLADTFQLESATIYWEAANASNYTIEGSTNGVNWNQIASFTGGVFGNRTDVLPLTGNYRYVRMNALQRSAENAWGYSIWEMEVEGTAIVDAPADDNIALLGSASASSGDASQAIDGNGGTRWESDHAVDPSWIAVDLGDSYPLSQVVLDWEAANAKRYDIQGSVDGANWDTLQTISDGEFGSRTDALVVSGNYRYVRMYGAERSDGNDWGYSIWEFQVFAHAGDIDPPPEVDLPSNLPPPDFSNLTYNTLYDTVYTPESSQEWRVEADGTIVTLASGRARSRHESEDIFYTFPTHYFEHRTFEIEIHDHTPAGENLVEVFYHPEYANYVPPGCRSSYSNEWRADFNNNAGMDEKLQQAAADGTGERWVCRIQRDAHIGDDGVMRVGEWMEFELQQFLGRFEGDPNVRGQAVYYTDTYRIKLGQPGLFIVNDEVLDAQLRSGGRASAPYVRAGDAVPAAEVISVNTDNTVTYKVAANGKWTQKANPSGELVTFPILDGIDVYDNYVVDSGVADWTTYMREGLNTQWDTHNVFMQGRRVFHTRFDSGVHEEAGNPDFPELANLADGLLVKNSCFGCHINNGRGIAPQNNQPLDTLVTKIGNGYFDELGKPEAHSYFGSALQGTSLNPAIPAEANVVVNYSTKNGTFNDGTAYTLQEPHYTVAVSDAAGGTVPFLSPRMPQSITGLGLLEAVPESEILAWQDPDDANGDGISGRANIVDSPSAGERQIGRFGWKATSSSLLDFTAEALSADIGVTTSVLPSPACGAQQTACQQNAGQGVELSDLLLQEMVVYLQALGAPSRRPDEVNQPAVIAGQQHFSSLGCAACHRPSMDTGYRHDLPELRGNTIRPYTDLLLHDMGEELADSLTASPELNREWRTPPLWGLGMLEAVSGHTNLLHDGRARTIEEAILWHGGEAANSQAGYRALAAGQRAELIAFLRSL, from the coding sequence ATGAGGAAAATCAAAACTACGCGACACCTTCAGGGTGCCCTCGCGGGGCGGCTTGTGGCTGTTGCTTCTCTCTGTTCCATCTTTTCGTGGCCAGTCCTGGCTGCGGAGATTCTCACTTTAAACAAAGCCGCTTCGGCGACTAGCGAAATTCAGTCGGCATCATTGGCCTTTGATGGAAACCAGAATACCCGCTGGGAAAGCGCACACCAGGTGGACCCGAGTAGCCTGACCGTGGACCTCGCGGATACCTTCCAACTGGAGAGCGCAACCATTTATTGGGAGGCGGCGAATGCTTCGAATTACACCATCGAAGGCAGCACCAATGGCGTGAACTGGAACCAGATAGCAAGCTTTACCGGTGGTGTATTCGGCAACCGGACGGATGTTCTACCGTTGACAGGTAACTACCGCTATGTGCGCATGAATGCCTTACAGCGCAGTGCAGAAAATGCCTGGGGCTATTCGATCTGGGAAATGGAAGTGGAGGGTACGGCGATTGTTGATGCCCCAGCCGATGACAATATCGCGCTGCTCGGGAGTGCCAGTGCCAGTTCAGGGGATGCGTCCCAAGCGATCGATGGTAACGGCGGGACACGCTGGGAGAGTGATCACGCTGTCGACCCTTCCTGGATCGCGGTAGATCTGGGCGATAGCTACCCACTGTCTCAGGTGGTGTTGGATTGGGAAGCGGCAAATGCCAAGCGCTATGATATACAGGGTTCCGTGGACGGGGCCAACTGGGACACGCTGCAAACCATTAGCGATGGCGAGTTTGGCAGTCGTACCGATGCGTTGGTAGTCAGTGGTAACTACCGCTATGTGAGGATGTACGGCGCCGAGCGCAGCGATGGCAATGACTGGGGCTATTCGATTTGGGAATTCCAGGTCTTTGCGCACGCGGGTGATATCGATCCGCCACCGGAGGTTGATCTGCCCTCAAATCTGCCGCCTCCAGACTTTTCAAACCTCACTTATAACACCCTGTACGACACGGTCTACACACCGGAAAGTTCACAGGAATGGCGTGTCGAAGCGGACGGCACCATCGTGACCCTGGCCAGCGGACGCGCGCGCTCACGACACGAATCGGAAGATATTTTCTATACCTTCCCCACCCATTATTTTGAACACCGCACCTTCGAGATCGAGATTCACGATCACACCCCGGCCGGTGAGAACCTGGTGGAGGTTTTTTACCACCCCGAGTACGCGAACTATGTGCCGCCCGGGTGCCGCTCCTCCTACAGCAATGAGTGGCGTGCAGACTTCAACAACAATGCCGGCATGGATGAAAAACTGCAGCAAGCGGCGGCAGACGGGACCGGTGAACGCTGGGTTTGCCGCATCCAGCGGGATGCGCACATCGGTGACGACGGTGTCATGCGGGTGGGCGAGTGGATGGAGTTTGAGCTGCAACAGTTTCTGGGACGCTTTGAGGGTGACCCGAACGTGCGTGGGCAGGCCGTGTACTACACCGATACCTATCGGATAAAGCTCGGTCAGCCGGGCCTGTTCATTGTGAACGATGAAGTACTGGATGCACAGCTTCGCAGTGGGGGACGGGCGTCGGCGCCTTATGTTCGAGCGGGCGATGCGGTACCCGCGGCGGAAGTCATTAGCGTGAATACCGACAATACCGTCACTTACAAGGTGGCCGCTAATGGCAAGTGGACGCAAAAGGCCAATCCTTCTGGCGAGCTAGTGACCTTCCCCATTCTCGATGGCATCGATGTGTACGATAACTATGTCGTGGACAGCGGCGTAGCGGACTGGACAACGTATATGCGGGAGGGGCTGAATACCCAGTGGGATACGCACAATGTATTTATGCAGGGACGCCGGGTATTTCATACGCGTTTTGACAGCGGCGTTCACGAGGAAGCGGGCAATCCCGATTTCCCCGAACTGGCGAACCTGGCAGATGGACTGCTGGTGAAAAACTCCTGCTTCGGTTGCCACATCAATAACGGTCGCGGCATTGCCCCCCAAAATAATCAACCGCTGGATACTCTGGTGACCAAAATCGGTAACGGTTATTTCGATGAATTGGGCAAACCTGAAGCGCACAGCTACTTTGGCAGTGCCCTACAGGGAACGTCGCTGAACCCGGCCATTCCCGCGGAGGCGAACGTTGTCGTCAACTACTCCACAAAAAACGGTACCTTTAACGATGGCACTGCGTACACCCTGCAGGAGCCTCATTACACCGTCGCAGTGAGTGACGCCGCCGGCGGCACTGTGCCATTTCTTTCACCGCGCATGCCGCAAAGCATTACCGGTCTGGGCCTATTGGAAGCGGTGCCGGAAAGTGAAATTCTGGCCTGGCAGGACCCGGATGACGCAAACGGTGATGGTATTTCCGGTCGCGCAAATATTGTGGATTCCCCGTCCGCCGGTGAGCGACAGATAGGTCGCTTTGGCTGGAAAGCGACCTCCTCAAGCCTGCTGGATTTCACCGCGGAAGCACTCAGCGCCGATATTGGTGTTACCACATCTGTACTGCCAAGCCCCGCCTGTGGTGCCCAGCAAACTGCATGCCAGCAAAACGCCGGGCAGGGGGTGGAACTGAGTGATCTGCTCTTGCAGGAAATGGTTGTGTATCTGCAGGCACTGGGCGCGCCGTCCCGTCGTCCCGATGAAGTGAATCAGCCAGCCGTTATCGCCGGCCAGCAGCACTTCAGCAGCTTGGGTTGTGCAGCATGTCATCGACCTTCCATGGACACCGGTTACCGCCATGATCTTCCTGAATTGCGCGGCAATACCATACGTCCCTACACCGATTTACTGCTGCACGACATGGGCGAGGAGCTGGCTGACAGTCTGACCGCGTCGCCGGAGCTCAATCGCGAATGGCGCACGCCGCCACTTTGGGGGCTCGGCATGCTGGAGGCGGTCAGCGGACACACAAATCTATTGCACGACGGTCGGGCGCGCACCATTGAGGAGGCAATTCTCTGGCACGGTGGGGAGGCCGCAAACAGTCAGGCGGGTTATCGAGCACTTGCGGCCGGACAGCGAGCCGAACTGATTGCGTTTTTGCGCTCGCTGTAA